The following are encoded in a window of Castanea sativa cultivar Marrone di Chiusa Pesio chromosome 5, ASM4071231v1 genomic DNA:
- the LOC142637396 gene encoding L-ascorbate peroxidase S, chloroplastic/mitochondrial-like, which translates to MAERLSLSLTLSPSTPAPTTMAALSSTASSRILLSATAASRARLSFSSSLKCLRSSPLVSNLFLNQKRSPMVRVSERGLSSTASPKCAAAADPDQLKSAREDIKKLLDSSFCHPILVRLGWHDAGTYNKNIQEWPQRGGANGSLRFEIELKHAANAGLVNALKLLQPIKNK; encoded by the coding sequence aTGGCAGAGCGACTGTCACTTAGTCTCACACTATCACCATCAACTCCTGCTCCAACAACCATGGCTGCTTTAAGCTCCACCGCCTCTTCTCGTATCCTCCTCTCCGCTACCGCCGCCTCTAGAGCTaggctctctttctcttcctctctcaaaTGTCTCCGATCCTCTCCTCTCGTCTCTAACCTCTTTCTCAACCAGAAACGATCGCCGATGGTTCGCGTGTCGGAGAGAGGCCTGAGCTCAACTGCTTCGCCGAAATGCGCGGCGGCAGCCGATCCTGACCAGTTGAAGAGTGCTAGAGAAGATATCAAGAAGCTTCTCGACTCCAGTTTCTGCCATCCTATTCTGGTTCGCTTGGGATGGCATGATGCTGGTACTTACAACAAAAACATTCAGGAGTGGCCACAAAGAGGTGGAGCTAATGGAAGTTTAAGATTTGAAATTGAGCTGAAACATGCAGCCAATGCTGGTCTTGTGAATGCATTGAAACTTCTTCAgcctatcaaaaataaataa
- the LOC142636151 gene encoding tubulin beta-1 chain, translating to MREILHIQGGQCGNQIGAKFWEVICDEHGIDPTGKYNGDSELQLERINVYYNEASGGRFVPRAVLMDLEPGTMDSVRSGPFGQIFRPDNFVFGQSGAGNNWAKGHYTEGAELIDSVLDVVRKEAENCDCLQGFQVCHSLGGGTGSGMGTLLISKIREEYPDRMMLTFSVFPSPKVSDTVVEPYNATLSVHQLVENADECMVLDNEALYDICFRTLKLATPTFGDLNHLISATMSGVTCCLRFPGQLNSDLRKLAVNLIPFPRLHFFMVGFAPLTSRGSQQYRALTVPELTQQMWDAKNMMCAADPRHGRYLTASAMFRGKMSTKEVDEQMINVQNKNSSYFVEWIPNNVKSSVCDIPPKGLKMASTFIGNSTSIQEMFRRVSEQFTAMFRRKAFLHWYTGEGMDEMEFTEAESNMNDLVAEYQQYQDATADEEEEFEEEEEEVAA from the exons ATGAGAGAAATCCTACACATCCAGGGCGGTCAGTGTGGCAACCAGATCGGAGCCAAGTTCTGGGAGGTGATCTGCGACGAGCACGGCATTGACCCCACCGGAAAATACAACGGCGACTCCGAGCTCCAGCTCGAGCGAATCAATGTCTATTACAACGAGGCCAGTGGTGGTCGCTTCGTCCCGCGTGCGGTCCTCATGGATCTCGAGCCGGGCACCATGGACTCCGTCCGATCCGGCCCCTTCGGCCAGATCTTCCGCCCCGATAACTTCGTTTTCGGCCAATCGGGTGCCGGAAACAACTGGGCTAAGGGCCATTACACCGAGGGTGCCGAGCTTATTGATTCCGTTCTCGatgttgtgagaaaagaagctGAGAATTGCGATTGCTTGCAGG GATTTCAAGTTTGTCATTCTTTGGGTGGAGGAACAGGCTCTGGCATGGGGACACTTCTTATTTCCAAGATTCGGGAGGAGTACCCAGATCGCATGATGCTGACATTTTCTGTTTTTCCTTCGCCAAAGGTGTCCGACACGGTTGTCGAACCTTACAATGCCACCCTTTCTGTGCATCAGCTTGTTGAGAATGCTGAtgaatgcatggtcctcgacaATGAGGCCCTTTACGACATCTGCTTCCGTACTCTGAAGCTTGCCACCCCTACTT TTGGTGATCTCAATCACCTCATATCTGCTACCATGAGTGGTGTCACATGCTGTCTTCGGTTCCCAGGACAGCTGAACTCTGACCTTAGGAAGCTTGCAGTCAATCTCATCCCATTCCCACGTCTCCATTTCTTTATGGTTGGGTTTGCACCTTTAACATCTAGAGGATCACAGCAGTACCGTGCCCTTACAGTGCCTGAATTGACCCAGCAAATGTGGGATGCCAAAAACATGATGTGTGCTGCTGATCCACGCCATGGTCGTTACTTAACTGCTTCTGCCATGTTCCGCGGTAAGATGAGTACCAAAGAAGTTGATGAACAGATGATCAATGTCCAGAACAAAAACTCATCCTACTTTGTTGAGTGGATACCCAACAATGTTAAGTCTAGTGTGTGTGACATCCCACCCAAGGGTCTGAAGATGGCATCCACATTCATTGGGAATTCAACTTCAATCCAGGAGATGTTCCGGAGGGTTAGTGAGCAGTTTACCGCTATGTTCAGGCGCAAGGCTTTCTTGCATTGGTACACCGGTGAAGGGATGGATGAGATGGAGTTCACTGAGGCTGAGAGTAACATGAATGATCTGGTGGCTGAGTATCAGCAATACCAGGATGCTACTGCTGATGAAGAGGAGGAGTTtgaggaggaagaagaggaggTTGCTGCTTGA